In Methanosarcina siciliae T4/M, one genomic interval encodes:
- a CDS encoding helix-turn-helix transcriptional regulator: MDLLVEMNLRFYIICVAALLTLLASASLALGVPFLEDKNVTATVHGATYAQDTLELLNDTVISINSTPPQSMVAKDGIYSFELVPGDYAITARYYRNNTLIYSKESTFKIEGEGNYVFDLLLYPVSEYPVTEPIQDSYSIEPPENIGIGPSTTGYLPISYLSIVFVLLLLLGGGYKFSSKHKNVNKNKFQEGKFDIPGILVKVPGRSTGLGVRSENPGGAVSVTEPIIEPAGNPDIETAALNRIPLSPELCEVLDIIRGHKCRITQKDLRSRLNYSEVKVSLMLSELEKRGLIRKLRNGRENILVLIDEDH; this comes from the coding sequence ATGGATTTGTTGGTAGAAATGAATTTGAGGTTCTACATTATTTGCGTTGCTGCTTTACTCACTTTACTGGCATCAGCCTCGCTAGCTTTAGGGGTACCTTTCTTAGAAGACAAAAATGTCACTGCAACAGTCCATGGGGCAACCTATGCCCAGGACACTCTTGAGCTCCTGAACGATACAGTGATTAGTATAAATTCGACTCCTCCTCAATCCATGGTAGCAAAAGACGGCATTTATTCCTTTGAACTGGTCCCCGGAGACTATGCTATTACAGCCAGGTATTACCGGAATAATACCCTCATTTATTCGAAAGAATCCACTTTCAAGATTGAAGGGGAAGGAAATTACGTGTTTGATCTCTTGCTTTATCCTGTCTCCGAATATCCGGTAACAGAACCAATTCAGGACTCCTATAGCATAGAACCTCCCGAAAATATCGGGATTGGCCCTTCAACTACAGGTTACCTGCCAATAAGTTACCTGTCAATAGTTTTTGTGCTTCTTTTGCTGCTCGGTGGAGGCTATAAATTTTCCAGCAAACACAAAAACGTGAATAAAAATAAATTCCAGGAAGGAAAGTTCGATATTCCCGGGATTCTGGTAAAAGTCCCCGGTAGAAGCACCGGTTTGGGCGTAAGATCCGAAAACCCCGGAGGGGCAGTCTCCGTAACAGAGCCAATAATAGAACCTGCAGGTAATCCAGATATTGAAACTGCTGCTCTAAACAGAATTCCCCTCTCTCCAGAGCTATGTGAAGTCCTGGACATAATTCGAGGCCATAAGTGCAGGATTACTCAGAAAGACCTGCGCAGCAGGCTGAATTATTCCGAAGTAAAGGTCAGTCTCATGCTCTCTGAACTGGAAAAAAGGGGCCTGATTCGGAAGCTCAGGAACGGGCGTGAGAATATTCTGGTTTTAATAGATGAAGATCACTGA
- a CDS encoding chemotaxis protein CheB, protein MGTGETKSKEKTQASKEEQMPEKEKMPEEKKTPEEKKIEKETSTSEPPVSNKDSEKFTKGDFPVVGIGASAGGLAAFEAFFTSMPDSPGPGMAFVLVQHLDPKHKSILTTLIGRYTNMSVYEVEDGMDVRPNCVYVIPPNRDMVYRESELHLLEPVEPHGHRTPIDFFFRSLAEEKKEQAIGIVLSGTGSDGTLGARAIKAEAGMVMAQAPESSEYDSMPRSVIDPSLADYILPPEEMPAQLIAYVTQAFGKITQPVSRAEDAMKKIFNMVFTHTGHDFSHYKKGTVVRRIERRMAVHNIKNINEYVSYLEQKPSEVESLFRDFLISVTSFFRNPRAFEVFREKIVPSLFVGKYAGESIRAWVPGCSTGEEAYSIGILLQEHMEELKQTFNIQIFATDIDSQAIEQARIGSYPPSISVDVSEERLERFFIQGPDGNYRIRKIIRDMVIFSEHDLVKDPPFSKLDLLSCRNLLIYMDGELQKRLIPLFYYALNPGKFLFLGSSETVNGFTNLFDILDRKSKLYLSKQNVGSEQLHSIVTLIPPRLGPRMTQRTFEEVPFGGKLNLRELTEKILLQHYAPVGVLVNEKGDILYIHGRTGMYLEPAQGEAGMNILKMAREGLANRLATALHRATIDKRSLFYSGLRVKTNGDFTTVNLALLPVVTGPDSERPDLFLITFEEPPKAEQRIIGKAVSEDLMKGIPESKGEVDERVSALMKELQTKEEDLKAANEELETSNEELKSSNEEMQSVNEELQSANEELESSKEELQSVNEELATVNAELQNRVADLSQANNDMNNLLAGTDIGTIFVDYHVRIMRFTPAVTRVIKLIPTDVGRPVGDIVSNMLGYDRLTEDVDEVLEKLTPREIEVQTRDGTWYLMRIRPYRTLENVIKGAVITFIEITELKQTRELLKESKAAIHRLSAVVVHDSNDAITLQDLEGHIMAWNPKAEEMYGWSEAEALTMNISSLIPQKQKGEELDSLKKLSRDEVLEPYRTQRLSKDGRVVDIWLTASPLVNETGEVYAISTTERKIKSGSRQQEDNK, encoded by the coding sequence ATGGGTACAGGCGAAACCAAGAGCAAAGAGAAAACGCAGGCATCAAAAGAAGAACAGATGCCTGAAAAGGAAAAGATGCCAGAAGAGAAAAAAACGCCGGAAGAAAAGAAGATAGAAAAAGAAACCTCTACCAGTGAACCTCCTGTTTCAAATAAGGATTCTGAGAAATTCACAAAAGGGGACTTTCCTGTCGTGGGGATTGGCGCATCGGCTGGTGGGCTGGCTGCTTTCGAAGCTTTTTTTACATCCATGCCTGACAGCCCAGGACCGGGCATGGCCTTTGTCCTGGTACAGCACCTTGACCCGAAACATAAAAGCATCCTCACTACCCTGATAGGGCGCTACACAAACATGTCTGTTTACGAGGTTGAGGACGGAATGGACGTCAGACCTAACTGCGTCTATGTCATCCCACCTAACAGAGACATGGTTTATCGTGAGAGTGAACTGCACCTGCTGGAACCGGTCGAGCCGCACGGTCATCGTACGCCAATTGATTTCTTCTTCCGCTCCCTGGCCGAGGAAAAGAAAGAGCAGGCCATAGGAATTGTGCTTTCAGGCACAGGCAGTGACGGCACACTGGGAGCACGGGCAATCAAGGCTGAAGCCGGTATGGTAATGGCGCAAGCTCCGGAATCCAGCGAGTACGATAGCATGCCGCGTAGCGTCATCGACCCCAGTCTGGCAGACTATATCCTGCCGCCGGAAGAAATGCCTGCCCAGCTCATTGCCTATGTTACTCAAGCCTTCGGGAAAATAACCCAACCGGTCTCCAGAGCCGAAGACGCGATGAAAAAAATATTCAACATGGTGTTCACCCATACAGGTCACGACTTTTCCCATTACAAGAAGGGGACCGTCGTCCGACGCATCGAACGTCGCATGGCAGTCCATAATATCAAGAATATAAATGAGTATGTGAGTTATTTAGAGCAAAAACCTTCCGAGGTGGAATCGCTCTTCCGCGACTTTCTAATCAGTGTCACCAGTTTTTTCCGTAATCCTAGGGCTTTCGAAGTGTTTAGGGAGAAAATCGTCCCCAGTCTCTTTGTCGGCAAGTACGCAGGCGAATCGATACGGGCCTGGGTGCCTGGCTGTTCCACAGGCGAGGAAGCTTATTCCATCGGCATCCTGCTCCAGGAACATATGGAGGAATTGAAGCAAACTTTCAATATACAAATTTTTGCAACAGATATCGACAGCCAGGCCATCGAACAGGCTCGCATTGGCAGCTATCCTCCCAGTATCTCGGTCGATGTTTCAGAGGAAAGGCTGGAGCGCTTTTTTATCCAGGGCCCGGACGGAAACTACCGCATTCGGAAAATTATCCGTGATATGGTAATCTTCTCCGAGCATGACCTTGTCAAAGACCCACCATTCTCCAAACTCGACCTACTCAGCTGTCGCAACTTGCTGATTTATATGGACGGGGAACTGCAAAAGAGGCTCATTCCCCTCTTCTACTATGCATTGAACCCCGGCAAATTTCTCTTCCTTGGTTCCTCCGAGACCGTGAACGGGTTTACGAATCTTTTTGACATTCTTGACCGCAAATCGAAGCTCTACCTGAGTAAACAGAACGTTGGCAGTGAACAACTCCATTCCATAGTTACATTAATCCCACCAAGGCTGGGACCCAGAATGACTCAAAGAACATTTGAAGAAGTTCCCTTCGGAGGCAAACTTAATTTGCGCGAGCTGACCGAAAAGATTCTGCTTCAACACTACGCCCCTGTAGGGGTGCTCGTAAACGAAAAAGGCGATATTCTATATATACACGGTCGTACAGGCATGTACCTGGAACCTGCTCAGGGCGAAGCTGGCATGAACATCCTGAAGATGGCACGCGAGGGCTTGGCCAACAGGCTGGCTACGGCCCTGCACAGAGCAACAATCGATAAAAGATCATTATTTTACTCCGGGCTGAGGGTCAAAACCAACGGCGACTTCACTACCGTTAATCTTGCGTTGCTACCTGTGGTTACAGGTCCTGATTCAGAAAGGCCGGACCTGTTCCTGATCACTTTTGAAGAACCTCCGAAGGCTGAACAGAGAATAATAGGGAAGGCAGTTTCCGAGGATTTAATGAAAGGAATTCCCGAGAGCAAAGGGGAAGTTGATGAGCGCGTTTCGGCGCTGATGAAGGAACTGCAGACCAAGGAAGAAGACCTCAAGGCTGCCAATGAAGAGCTGGAGACCTCCAATGAAGAACTCAAATCCTCAAATGAAGAAATGCAGTCAGTAAATGAGGAACTACAATCCGCCAATGAGGAGCTGGAGAGCTCAAAGGAGGAACTGCAGTCGGTAAACGAGGAACTGGCCACTGTCAATGCCGAACTGCAGAATAGGGTTGCTGACCTGTCTCAGGCCAATAACGATATGAACAACCTGCTTGCAGGCACTGACATAGGCACCATTTTCGTCGACTATCATGTGCGTATTATGCGCTTTACCCCTGCTGTCACACGGGTGATCAAACTGATCCCGACCGATGTGGGAAGGCCTGTAGGGGACATTGTCTCAAACATGCTGGGATATGACCGCCTGACAGAGGACGTAGATGAGGTGCTAGAAAAACTGACGCCCAGGGAAATTGAAGTCCAGACCCGGGACGGCACGTGGTATCTGATGCGCATCCGGCCTTACCGCACTCTTGAAAACGTCATTAAAGGAGCGGTGATAACCTTCATTGAGATTACCGAATTGAAGCAGACGAGGGAGCTGCTAAAGGAATCCAAGGCTGCGATTCACCGCCTGTCCGCAGTTGTCGTGCACGACTCGAATGATGCTATAACGTTACAGGACCTGGAGGGTCACATCATGGCCTGGAACCCAAAGGCTGAGGAGATGTACGGCTGGAGTGAAGCCGAGGCCCTTACAATGAATATTAGCAGCCTGATTCCGCAGAAACAGAAAGGAGAAGAGCTGGATAGTCTGAAGAAGCTCAGTCGGGATGAAGTCCTGGAACCTTACCGCACCCAGCGGCTCAGTAAGGACGGCAGGGTAGTGGACATATGGCTGACTGCTTCTCCACTGGTGAACGAAACCGGTGAGGTGTATGCCATTTCAACTACAGAGCGGAAGATAAAATCAGGAAGCAGACAGCAGGAAGACAATAAATAA
- a CDS encoding flippase, which translates to MDIFMQTIKYLARNSGFLFLNGITTNILSLFAMLYIARYLGPGDYGIYSFAFAFIYFFSFIPDMGVHQILVREAAKDPEKAGKLIGNGTIMKFFLAFVALLLAFILINVIDFPSSTKNALYIASLGLLISGTGAYGIIYEAKLRMEYSLFFNLLSRICLLTFIFLAAANHSGLNVFVLASVSATLVHNLLMVLFSKKLVKVSFEIDISLIKQLLKEAIPIAVASIFTVVYFKIDVLMLSFLRGDVEVGFYSAAYRLTDALVFLPAAFTTSTFPLMSKYFKDSFDSFSFAYARTFKYLFAGGLLIAVIVTFASEKIILTFYGPEYQESVVALQILIWATAITFISVLISSTCVSSGNQQIISKTSILAAFLNVVLNLILIPSNGYVGAAIATVLSVSGSMIFGLFWIHKYLLHENPLKGAISPLIGTGVVSLLIVLFRPYTDILVLSAASVPIFAAVLYITGWIDSDDKNLLLKLISRNTS; encoded by the coding sequence ATGGATATTTTTATGCAGACAATTAAATACCTTGCAAGAAATAGCGGGTTTTTATTTCTTAACGGCATAACAACGAATATCCTCAGTTTATTTGCAATGTTATACATTGCCCGGTATCTGGGCCCCGGAGACTACGGAATATATTCTTTTGCTTTTGCTTTTATCTATTTTTTCAGTTTCATCCCTGATATGGGAGTCCATCAAATACTTGTAAGGGAGGCTGCAAAAGACCCCGAAAAAGCCGGGAAACTGATCGGCAACGGGACAATAATGAAATTCTTCCTCGCGTTCGTTGCCCTGCTCCTGGCTTTTATTCTGATAAATGTCATAGATTTCCCTTCTTCCACAAAAAATGCCCTATATATAGCCTCTCTCGGGCTGCTTATAAGCGGCACCGGAGCCTACGGGATTATATACGAAGCAAAATTGAGAATGGAATACTCCCTGTTCTTTAACCTGCTCAGCAGGATCTGTCTCCTTACATTTATTTTTCTGGCCGCTGCAAACCACTCGGGACTCAATGTCTTTGTGCTTGCCTCGGTTTCAGCCACCCTTGTACACAACTTGTTGATGGTCTTATTTTCAAAAAAATTAGTAAAAGTATCCTTCGAGATTGATATCTCTTTGATAAAGCAGCTATTAAAAGAAGCAATCCCGATTGCAGTTGCCTCGATTTTTACGGTTGTATATTTCAAGATTGATGTCCTTATGCTCTCCTTTTTGCGGGGAGATGTCGAAGTCGGGTTTTATTCCGCTGCCTACCGCCTCACGGATGCGCTTGTCTTCCTCCCGGCAGCGTTTACAACCTCCACTTTTCCTTTAATGTCAAAATATTTTAAGGATTCTTTTGATTCGTTCAGTTTTGCATATGCCAGGACTTTCAAGTACCTCTTTGCAGGAGGGCTCCTGATTGCAGTCATTGTAACATTTGCCTCGGAAAAAATTATCCTGACCTTTTACGGCCCCGAATATCAGGAATCAGTAGTTGCACTGCAAATCCTTATCTGGGCAACAGCCATAACGTTCATAAGCGTTCTTATAAGTTCCACATGCGTTTCGAGCGGGAACCAGCAGATAATCTCAAAAACATCCATCTTAGCCGCTTTCCTGAACGTAGTTCTGAACCTGATCCTGATCCCTTCAAATGGCTATGTGGGAGCTGCTATCGCTACCGTACTTTCAGTCTCAGGATCCATGATTTTCGGGCTGTTCTGGATCCATAAATACCTTTTACACGAAAACCCGCTCAAAGGGGCCATATCTCCCCTTATAGGCACGGGTGTGGTATCCCTGCTCATTGTCCTTTTCAGACCATATACGGATATCCTTGTCCTCAGTGCTGCCTCAGTTCCGATTTTCGCTGCAGTCCTTTACATCACCGGCTGGATAGATTCCGATGACAAAAATCTTCTTTTAAAACTTATTTCCCGCAACACATCCTGA
- a CDS encoding glycosyltransferase family 2 protein, with protein sequence MYVLITPVKDEEKNLPEVIESLISQTVKPVLWLIIDDGSTDNSPNIIHRYVSRYPWIETIRFPPQPRDIIFHVSYVYKSGFDSILKYCDRNKISYSFIASMDADTVLETEYFEKILSKFELNNNLGIASGGLYHEIDGKLKLSGQAENFPSGTGRVWSKECFFDTGGFLLEPSADSISNIKAIMRGWQIYRFNEIRMIEKRLTGSAEGLWKGYKYNGYMAYYLNKNPILILLNVLNYTMKKPHYTGIAFLLGYIRPFIKCEERIKDREIREYYWTYRLVEYRNLVISRLKSLFSVS encoded by the coding sequence TTGTATGTTTTGATCACGCCTGTTAAAGATGAGGAAAAGAACCTTCCTGAGGTCATCGAGTCCTTAATTTCTCAGACTGTAAAACCTGTGCTCTGGTTGATTATTGATGACGGCAGTACTGATAATTCTCCAAATATAATACACCGTTATGTGTCCAGATATCCCTGGATCGAAACCATTCGTTTTCCTCCTCAGCCAAGGGACATAATTTTTCACGTATCCTATGTTTATAAATCAGGGTTTGATTCCATTTTAAAATATTGTGACAGAAATAAAATATCTTATAGTTTTATTGCTTCAATGGACGCGGACACTGTACTGGAAACAGAGTATTTTGAAAAGATATTGAGTAAATTTGAACTCAACAATAATCTGGGCATTGCAAGTGGGGGCCTGTACCATGAAATTGACGGGAAGTTGAAGCTCTCCGGCCAGGCTGAAAATTTCCCCTCAGGCACGGGCCGGGTCTGGTCAAAAGAATGCTTTTTTGATACCGGGGGTTTTTTACTGGAACCCTCCGCTGATTCGATCTCAAATATAAAAGCCATAATGAGGGGCTGGCAGATTTACAGGTTTAACGAAATCCGAATGATAGAAAAAAGATTAACAGGCAGTGCAGAAGGTCTTTGGAAGGGGTACAAATACAACGGATACATGGCTTACTATTTAAATAAAAATCCAATCCTGATATTACTAAATGTGCTTAACTATACCATGAAGAAGCCGCATTATACCGGAATAGCTTTCTTACTGGGATACATAAGGCCTTTTATTAAATGTGAAGAAAGAATAAAAGACAGGGAAATCCGGGAATATTACTGGACTTACAGGTTGGTCGAGTACAGGAATCTGGTAATTAGCAGATTGAAGTCCCTGTTTTCTGTAAGTTAA
- a CDS encoding VOC family protein: protein MTPNLEFYEKLFGTSASMRFDIPQISLELAQIGDILLIAGSDETLKPFRSTQATFLVDSPDEFRAHLEENGAKIIRGPIRFLPTGT, encoded by the coding sequence TTGACTCCTAACCTCGAATTTTACGAAAAACTCTTCGGCACGTCAGCATCCATGCGTTTTGATATTCCGCAAATCAGCCTGGAACTGGCACAGATAGGAGACATTTTACTCATAGCCGGCTCGGATGAAACTTTGAAGCCATTCCGGAGCACTCAGGCTACATTTCTTGTTGATTCCCCCGATGAGTTCAGGGCTCATCTGGAAGAAAATGGAGCAAAAATCATCCGGGGACCGATAAGGTTCCTACCGACAGGAACATGA
- a CDS encoding type II toxin-antitoxin system HicA family toxin, translating to MSKILPLPAKKVVKALENIGFEQIRQKGSHLFLRHPDGRTTIVPMHPTEKIGSGMINKIIKDAKITRNEWIELVNRLILF from the coding sequence ATGAGTAAAATATTACCTCTTCCTGCAAAAAAAGTTGTAAAAGCACTTGAAAATATAGGTTTCGAGCAGATAAGGCAGAAGGGTAGTCACTTATTTTTACGGCATCCAGATGGAAGGACCACTATAGTCCCAATGCACCCGACAGAAAAAATCGGAAGCGGAATGATCAATAAAATAATAAAAGATGCAAAAATTACACGGAATGAATGGATTGAATTGGTAAATAGACTTATTCTTTTCTAA
- a CDS encoding ATP-grasp domain-containing protein: MLILDHPYVSEYLKDTAAEMQIPVLKNEMAAEISAENGMRLLEEAEFIELMKEKGEYSLYSNSENSLGWISENLGFTGLPEKIELFKNKIKFRKLLERIYPDFHFQGIEFEKLDEIRVEEIKKPFIIKPAVGFFSLGVYKVSTDEDWASVLRRIKAEVEEIKGRYPVQVLDVGNFIIEENIEGEEFAVDAYFNSDGKPVVLDILKHIFSSENDVSDRVYFTSKAVMETYRETVEDLLKEIGKLAGLKNFPLHIEFRIGEDRKIQPIELNPMRFAGWCTTDIAHYAYGINTFRYFQEQREPEWDKILADREGKNFCLVVLNKPAEIDPKAVQNFDYEKLISDFEKPLELRKSDPEKYGFFGYIFTETRDNNWEEIERILKSDLKEYITFR; the protein is encoded by the coding sequence ATGTTAATCCTCGACCACCCCTACGTCTCTGAATATTTGAAAGATACTGCTGCAGAAATGCAGATCCCTGTTTTAAAGAATGAAATGGCAGCCGAAATAAGTGCGGAAAATGGAATGAGGCTTCTTGAGGAAGCCGAGTTTATCGAATTAATGAAAGAAAAAGGTGAATATTCCCTTTATTCCAATTCCGAAAACTCTCTTGGTTGGATTTCGGAAAATTTGGGCTTTACAGGACTGCCTGAGAAAATAGAGCTTTTTAAGAACAAAATCAAATTCAGAAAACTGCTGGAGAGAATATACCCTGACTTCCATTTCCAGGGCATTGAGTTTGAAAAGCTGGACGAAATCCGGGTTGAGGAAATAAAAAAACCCTTCATTATAAAGCCTGCAGTAGGCTTTTTCAGCCTTGGAGTGTACAAGGTTTCAACCGATGAGGATTGGGCATCGGTCCTCAGGCGTATAAAAGCCGAAGTCGAGGAAATAAAGGGACGCTATCCGGTTCAGGTGCTTGATGTGGGGAACTTCATCATCGAAGAAAATATCGAAGGCGAAGAATTTGCAGTTGATGCTTACTTCAACAGTGACGGAAAGCCTGTGGTCCTTGATATCCTGAAGCATATCTTTTCTTCGGAAAACGATGTTAGTGACAGGGTATATTTTACTTCGAAAGCCGTTATGGAAACTTACAGGGAAACTGTAGAAGACCTTTTGAAAGAGATAGGAAAACTTGCCGGGCTTAAGAATTTTCCCCTCCATATCGAGTTTCGAATAGGGGAAGACAGGAAAATCCAGCCAATAGAGCTGAACCCGATGCGTTTTGCTGGCTGGTGCACAACGGATATCGCACATTACGCCTACGGGATTAACACTTTCAGGTATTTTCAGGAACAGCGTGAACCGGAATGGGATAAGATCCTTGCAGACAGGGAAGGAAAAAACTTCTGCCTTGTGGTATTGAACAAGCCTGCAGAAATAGATCCAAAAGCGGTACAAAATTTTGATTACGAAAAACTGATTTCAGACTTTGAAAAGCCCCTGGAACTCAGAAAATCCGACCCTGAGAAATACGGGTTCTTCGGTTACATATTTACGGAAACCAGAGACAACAACTGGGAAGAAATTGAAAGGATTCTGAAATCGGATTTGAAGGAGTACATCACTTTCAGATAA
- a CDS encoding PAS domain S-box protein has product MKKELRSSGIDIIGNVPWGTHFCQFYQTKKDLMDVQVPYFKAGLENNEFCIWIVSQPSEVKEVKEILRKDLPDFDVYLEKGQIEVVPSTHWFVREGIFDSEKVLNCWIEKLNKALTNGYDGLRLSGDTFWLEKKDWSSFDDYEKELDRIIGNYRLIAICTYSLDRCNATEIIDVISKHQFALIKRNGKWEHIENSRRVKTEDKIQTLANIVETSDDAIVTESLDGVIISWNKGAEQIYGYSAKEILGKPISILEPPMLVEETKELNELIKQDDKIHHYETLRSRKDGKIINVSLTVSPIFDASEDLIAILVIARDITGRKRADEKLKKSEERYRIVTEQTGQVIYDYDIRSDKCSWAGAIEEVTGYSSEEFQKLGKDVWIKNIKPLNTNSAEEKSWDVRREENRFKEELTFRRKDGNRIYIENRGVCLTNSEGHLYGAIGVLKDITGARLAKTQLQESEKRYRIATERTGQVVFDFNLKTFELRLAGAVREVTGYNPEELGNPDKSVLIEYVHPEDRTELLDTLRKSFEEKKKFQVENKFQVEFRLKKRDENYIYAESRGIWLTDGSGEIHRAIGVIKDITDRILSIKKVEDSEKKYRSFIQNFHGIIYQADENFVPVFLHGAVKEITGYKAEEFKSRIKWEDLIYPDDLPLVLNEGRKIKSSQSADYGELEYRIKHRDGRIRWVNEIYQKISGNDENPGFYQSTIYDVTERKEAENFVASIETARKKEIHHRIKNNLQVISSLLDLQAEKFRDKEVLEAFRESQDRIISMSLIHEELYKGGGTDTLNFSEYIKKLTENLFLTYSLKSKNICLLMDLEENALFNMDTAVPLGIIVNELVSNSLKYAFPDQQEGEIRICLCREEKNDEVRRSLFSLVISDNGKGMPENMELESVESLGLQLVNILVDQLDGEIKLNRDRGTEFRITFEVVEEA; this is encoded by the coding sequence ATGAAAAAAGAACTGCGAAGTTCTGGTATTGATATTATTGGAAATGTGCCCTGGGGAACACACTTCTGCCAGTTCTACCAGACAAAAAAAGATTTGATGGATGTGCAGGTCCCTTATTTCAAGGCTGGACTGGAAAATAACGAATTTTGCATCTGGATAGTATCTCAACCTTCGGAAGTGAAAGAAGTAAAAGAAATCCTGAGAAAAGATCTTCCTGATTTTGATGTTTATCTGGAAAAAGGGCAAATCGAAGTTGTTCCTTCCACTCACTGGTTTGTAAGAGAGGGTATTTTCGATTCGGAGAAGGTATTGAACTGCTGGATTGAGAAACTTAATAAGGCCCTTACCAATGGTTATGATGGTTTGAGGTTGAGTGGGGATACTTTCTGGCTCGAAAAAAAGGATTGGAGCAGTTTTGATGATTATGAGAAAGAACTGGATCGGATTATCGGTAACTACCGGCTGATAGCTATCTGCACCTATTCCCTTGACAGGTGCAACGCAACCGAGATCATTGATGTGATCAGTAAGCACCAGTTCGCTTTGATCAAAAGGAACGGAAAATGGGAACATATAGAAAATTCCAGGCGTGTGAAGACCGAAGATAAAATTCAGACCCTTGCTAATATTGTGGAAACGTCAGACGATGCCATTGTAACCGAGTCTCTTGATGGCGTTATTATTAGCTGGAATAAAGGTGCAGAACAGATTTATGGCTATTCGGCTAAAGAAATTCTGGGAAAGCCTATCTCCATTCTTGAGCCTCCCATGCTGGTCGAAGAAACAAAAGAATTGAATGAACTGATTAAACAGGATGATAAAATTCACCATTATGAGACTTTACGTTCAAGAAAGGACGGTAAGATCATAAATGTCTCACTTACTGTTTCTCCAATTTTTGATGCCTCCGAAGATCTGATCGCAATCCTGGTCATCGCCAGGGATATAACCGGACGTAAAAGAGCAGATGAAAAACTCAAGAAAAGCGAGGAAAGATACAGGATTGTTACAGAGCAAACAGGGCAGGTGATATATGACTACGATATAAGATCAGATAAATGCAGCTGGGCAGGTGCCATAGAAGAAGTTACGGGATATAGTTCTGAAGAATTTCAGAAACTTGGCAAGGATGTCTGGATTAAGAATATCAAGCCCCTAAATACAAACTCTGCGGAAGAAAAGTCTTGGGATGTTAGAAGGGAAGAGAACAGGTTTAAAGAAGAATTAACGTTTAGAAGAAAAGACGGAAACCGCATTTACATAGAAAACAGAGGGGTCTGCCTTACAAATTCTGAAGGTCATCTTTACGGGGCTATCGGAGTACTGAAAGACATTACAGGTGCTAGGCTTGCAAAAACTCAGCTTCAGGAAAGTGAAAAAAGATATCGTATAGCAACTGAAAGGACAGGGCAGGTTGTATTCGATTTTAATCTCAAAACATTTGAACTGAGATTGGCGGGGGCCGTCCGGGAAGTAACAGGGTATAATCCGGAAGAGCTGGGAAATCCGGATAAATCGGTCCTGATAGAATATGTGCACCCTGAAGACAGAACCGAACTGCTTGATACGCTCAGAAAGTCTTTTGAGGAAAAGAAAAAATTTCAGGTAGAAAATAAATTCCAGGTAGAATTCAGGTTAAAAAAAAGAGACGAGAACTACATTTATGCCGAAAGTCGCGGCATCTGGCTGACAGATGGCAGCGGGGAGATACATAGAGCCATCGGGGTAATTAAAGATATTACGGACCGGATACTTTCAATAAAAAAAGTTGAAGATAGTGAGAAGAAATACCGCTCTTTCATACAGAATTTCCACGGCATTATTTACCAGGCGGATGAAAACTTTGTTCCCGTATTTCTGCACGGGGCTGTTAAAGAGATCACAGGATATAAAGCAGAGGAGTTTAAGTCCCGGATTAAATGGGAAGACTTAATTTATCCGGATGATCTGCCTCTCGTTCTCAATGAAGGAAGAAAGATTAAAAGTTCTCAGTCTGCCGATTATGGGGAACTCGAATATCGTATAAAGCACAGGGATGGAAGGATCAGATGGGTTAATGAGATCTATCAGAAAATTTCGGGAAATGATGAAAATCCGGGATTCTATCAGAGTACGATTTATGATGTGACCGAAAGAAAAGAGGCTGAAAATTTCGTTGCGAGTATCGAAACTGCCCGCAAAAAGGAAATCCACCACAGAATTAAGAATAATCTGCAGGTAATCTCATCCCTGCTTGACCTCCAGGCAGAAAAGTTCCGGGATAAAGAGGTACTCGAAGCTTTCAGGGAAAGTCAGGACCGGATAATCTCAATGTCCCTGATACACGAAGAACTCTATAAAGGGGGAGGAACCGATACACTGAATTTCTCCGAATATATTAAAAAGTTAACTGAAAACCTTTTCCTGACCTACAGCCTTAAAAGTAAAAATATCTGCCTGCTTATGGATTTGGAAGAAAACGCCTTATTTAATATGGATACAGCCGTCCCGCTAGGAATAATTGTTAATGAACTCGTTTCCAATTCCCTCAAATATGCATTTCCTGATCAGCAGGAAGGAGAAATTCGAATTTGCCTTTGCAGGGAAGAAAAGAATGATGAAGTGCGCAGGTCCCTTTTCAGCCTTGTAATTTCGGATAATGGAAAAGGAATGCCTGAAAACATGGAATTGGAAAGTGTCGAGTCACTCGGACTGCAGTTAGTAAACATCCTTGTTGATCAGCTGGATGGAGAAATCAAGCTTAATCGAGATCGCGGGACAGAATTCAGAATTACTTTCGAGGTAGTGGAAGAAGCATAA